Genomic window (Sparus aurata chromosome 19, fSpaAur1.1, whole genome shotgun sequence):
GCAGAATCGGAGCCATCCCCACCCCCAGCCCCCGCCCCCGTCACCACCCTCCCTCCTATGCACTCCAGAAACCCATCCCCACCACAAGAGGATTTGTTCCGACCCAAGCTGGATTCATCGTTTGCCATCGACTCTCTGCTGCACAGCCTGCGGCCGCCAAGTGCCTCTGGGGACATGGATGTGTCCACCAGGGACTGCTGGGGGAAGGTGGAGCGCCCGCggtcttcacctcctccacgACCTCGCTACGCCTCCTCTGCTCGAAGTGCCTCGGCTAGCTCTGCCAGCccggcctccacctcctcctcctcctcctctgatgaggAGTGGAAGGGGATGTCACTGTCTGGGAAGCGTGTTCCTTTTGATGGCGAGGCCGGTTCAGACGGGTACGACGACTACAGACCGCCGCTGCACAAATCGGCCCGACGGGAGAGTGTTGCACCTCCCTGGGAGCTCCCCACCTCCTACGCCAAATACGCCCCGCCAAACGCTGTCGCCCCACCCAGCATGCGGTTCAACGGAGGTCCTCTAATGCCTCTGCACGGCGGACTTCCTCTTTACGGCTATGGCAGCTCTCCTGTAGCACCGGGTCACTTCTTAGGCCACGCCTACTGGCCCATCCTCCCCAGCGGGCGAGTCTCTGTCCAAGCACCTCCCCTCATCATGGACCTGGACAACATGTTGCAGTCTGTGCCTCCGAATAAGAGTGTGTTTGACGCGTTAGTGCCGACCAATCAGAACTCTCACTCACATCATCAACCGCCCAGTCAGTACGGCCTGCAGAACGGGCCTCCTTTAAACAGGTACCCTCAGTACTGACTGACTCTGACACTGACTCCTTTAAGCAGGCTGAGACACACTCCGAAATGCAAAGATGCTAAAAACTATGACGCAGGTTTAATTAAGATCCACAAAGGAAACACATTTCTGCAGCAAATTCTCCTTCCTAAATTAAATCTCAGTCACTACCTCTAGTTCAAGAAAGGTGGACtggttaaagggacagtgcaaatacatatttttctccTTAGCTGCAGTGctttttatccatctagattgttttggtgtgcactgcagagttttggagGATATCAGCCTTTGTAACGTATGGCGAGCCCTCTCGcccatgagtagatgcacgctTGACTACATCGATTCATTGGAGAAAACGTACCTCAAACAGCTATACAGCAAATCAAGTATCTACCTCAGTCCTCCAATGAAATGGAGTGTGTACTACTACGGGCTCTTTGCACCTCCGATCAcatttgcactgttttttttttttttgtattatccCCATGAATTTGTTGTCTACCTGTTGtgacagctgaatgttttattGGATTTAATCTTGAATTTTACAGTCAT
Coding sequences:
- the foxh1 gene encoding forkhead box protein H1 isoform X3 — protein: MTKHWPEQSLLAVPSLSHLGEHHDHQLDFHRNAQHSLPLRGVARSTQAQHWLHHPAQMVPQQPSRHEKPAARHEHLTSAPALMDQDASYRNPQDAPHKQESIAGDSWSSGREKSGTGTGKKKNYQRYPKPPYSYLAMIAMVIQRSPEKKLTLSEILKEISTLFPFFKGNYKGWRDSVRHNLSSYDCFVKVLKDPGKPQGKGNFWAVELSRVPLELLKRQNTAVSRQDETIFAQDLAPYILQGHKAESEPSPPPAPAPVTTLPPMHSRNPSPPQEDLFRPKLDSSFAIDSLLHSLRPPSASGDMDVSTRDCWGKVERPRSSPPPRPRYASSARSASASSASPASTSSSSSSDEEWKGMSLSGKRVPFDGEAGSDGYDDYRPPLHKSARRESVAPPWELPTSYAKYAPPNAVAPPSMRFNGGPLMPLHGGLPLYGYGSSPVAPGHFLGHAYWPILPSGRVSVQAPPLIMDLDNMLQSVPPNKSVFDALVPTNQNSHSHHQPPSQYGLQNGPPLNRYPQY